From Micromonospora rifamycinica, a single genomic window includes:
- a CDS encoding DNA primase encodes MGNPTHTEVSVARQSPQRPDADEPELGDTDGPDLEPGTVDRSLWDEFAIDPVEIALPAGTGFTLRAYRPARELTPTDVAERDEDDPFLARRQVVETEDDEEVVILDEEFAALSAGDDEDDADRKDDDRKDDADGKHDADAADADDDDAAEADADSADEDDDEEVPVFLSHKGRLLLFKTPESLVTFIRSGAPNDLSQLDGWNELSERVEPADIAPRDEDTYELDLVVENLRGGHDTWDPTLLIEAGEVARDLSYALRLPAVLDMLSAGSSLDDLDEALRASVNGGVGGFLGRRRLKKIGAQTASLGWRTIVGKISAVVDWRD; translated from the coding sequence GTGGGCAACCCGACGCACACGGAGGTCAGCGTGGCCCGCCAGTCGCCCCAACGGCCCGACGCCGACGAACCCGAGCTCGGCGACACCGACGGGCCGGACCTGGAGCCCGGCACGGTCGACCGCTCGCTCTGGGACGAGTTCGCCATCGACCCGGTCGAGATCGCCCTGCCCGCCGGCACCGGTTTCACGCTCCGGGCGTACCGGCCCGCGCGTGAGCTGACCCCGACGGACGTCGCCGAGCGCGACGAGGACGACCCCTTCCTGGCCCGCCGCCAGGTCGTCGAGACCGAGGACGACGAGGAGGTGGTGATCCTCGACGAGGAGTTCGCTGCCCTCTCGGCCGGGGACGACGAGGACGACGCCGACCGCAAGGACGACGACCGCAAGGACGACGCCGACGGCAAGCACGACGCCGACGCTGCCGACGCCGACGACGACGACGCCGCGGAGGCTGACGCCGACAGCGCCGACGAGGACGACGACGAGGAGGTGCCGGTCTTCCTGAGCCACAAGGGCCGGCTGCTGTTGTTCAAGACGCCCGAATCGCTCGTCACCTTCATCCGGTCCGGCGCACCCAACGATCTGTCTCAACTGGACGGTTGGAATGAACTGTCCGAACGGGTGGAGCCGGCCGACATCGCCCCGCGCGACGAGGACACCTACGAACTCGACCTGGTCGTCGAGAACCTGCGCGGCGGGCACGACACGTGGGATCCGACCCTCCTTATCGAGGCCGGCGAGGTGGCCCGTGACCTGTCCTATGCCCTGCGGCTACCCGCCGTGCTCGACATGCTCTCGGCCGGTTCCAGCCTGGACGACCTCGACGAGGCGCTCCGCGCTTCTGTCAACGGCGGAGTCGGTGGATTTCTCGGCCGTAGGCGGCTGAAGAAAATCGGGGCACAGACCGCAAGTCTGGGATGGCGCACCATTGTCGGCAAGATCTCTGCCGTCGTGGACTGGCGCGACTGA
- the cydC gene encoding thiol reductant ABC exporter subunit CydC has translation MSTGPAPTERAARAAPTERAARVERPERVVLRLARPYLGRLLGAGLLASATEFAGLALMATATWLLMSAAGQPPLDRLTVAIVAVRALAVSRGVLRYTERLAGHDAVLRLVTDVRARVFATLAARPGRAVPRTGDALSRLVSDVEAVQDLLLRVLVPGAAAALVGVAAVGGAALISLPSAGVLAVGLLVAGVALPMLATTLTRRAADEVAPLRGALATDAVDLTQGAADLAAFGATGQALRAATRRADRLARLERRLAATGFAVDAAGVLVAGLTAAGVVLTALRAQVGGVLVGVLAIGALAAVEIALALVGAARQRTQLRAGLSRVAALLDEPASRPPRRPEPAAPDAATTLGYDVRFHGVVVRYREGAAPALAGIDLDLPAGRRIAVVGPSGAGKSTLAAVLTGAVVPDAGRVTLAGRDVSAYPPAELPRAIGGLLAEAYVFHASVRENLLLGRPDAGEAELADASRAAGLLDWVREQPDGWDTLVGEEGGQLSGGQRQRLALARALLAAPGVLVLDEPTEGLDPAAADAVLAGALAATPVGHSVLLISHRLSGLAGLDEVVVLDAGRVIQRGRHADLVASPGWYRDQWLLQQAAERGYLALTP, from the coding sequence ATGAGCACCGGTCCCGCCCCCACCGAGCGGGCCGCACGGGCCGCCCCCACCGAGCGGGCCGCACGGGTCGAACGGCCCGAGCGGGTGGTGCTGCGGCTGGCCCGACCGTACCTGGGTCGGCTGCTCGGGGCCGGGCTGCTCGCCTCGGCCACCGAGTTCGCCGGGCTGGCCCTGATGGCCACCGCCACCTGGCTGCTGATGAGCGCCGCCGGCCAGCCACCGCTGGACCGGCTCACCGTCGCCATCGTCGCCGTCCGGGCGCTGGCCGTCAGCCGGGGCGTGCTGCGGTACACCGAGCGACTCGCCGGCCACGACGCCGTCCTGCGCCTGGTCACCGACGTCCGCGCCCGGGTCTTCGCCACCCTCGCCGCCCGCCCCGGCCGGGCCGTCCCCCGCACCGGCGACGCCCTGAGCCGGCTGGTCTCCGACGTGGAGGCGGTCCAGGACCTGCTGCTGCGGGTGCTCGTCCCGGGGGCGGCGGCGGCCCTGGTCGGGGTCGCCGCCGTCGGCGGGGCCGCGCTGATCTCGCTGCCCTCCGCCGGGGTGCTCGCGGTCGGCCTGCTGGTCGCCGGGGTGGCGCTGCCGATGCTGGCCACCACGTTGACCCGACGGGCCGCCGACGAGGTGGCGCCGCTGCGCGGGGCACTCGCCACCGACGCCGTCGACCTCACCCAGGGCGCCGCCGACCTGGCCGCCTTCGGGGCGACCGGCCAGGCGTTACGGGCCGCCACCCGCCGCGCCGACCGGCTGGCCCGGCTGGAGCGCCGGCTCGCCGCGACCGGGTTCGCGGTGGACGCGGCCGGGGTACTGGTCGCCGGACTGACCGCCGCCGGGGTCGTGCTCACCGCCCTGCGCGCGCAGGTGGGCGGGGTGCTGGTGGGCGTACTCGCGATCGGTGCCCTCGCCGCCGTGGAGATCGCGCTGGCGCTGGTCGGCGCGGCCCGGCAGCGCACCCAACTGCGCGCCGGCCTGTCCCGGGTCGCCGCCCTGCTCGACGAGCCCGCGAGCCGGCCGCCCCGACGCCCGGAGCCGGCGGCCCCGGACGCCGCCACCACCCTCGGGTACGACGTCCGCTTCCACGGGGTCGTCGTGCGCTACCGGGAGGGTGCCGCGCCCGCCCTGGCCGGGATCGACCTCGACCTGCCCGCCGGCCGGCGGATCGCCGTCGTGGGCCCCAGCGGGGCCGGCAAGAGCACCCTGGCCGCGGTGCTGACCGGGGCGGTGGTGCCCGACGCCGGCCGGGTCACCCTGGCCGGGCGGGACGTGTCGGCGTACCCGCCCGCGGAGCTGCCCCGGGCGATCGGCGGGCTGCTCGCCGAGGCGTACGTCTTCCACGCCTCGGTACGGGAGAACCTGCTGCTCGGCCGACCCGACGCGGGCGAGGCGGAGCTGGCCGACGCGAGCCGGGCCGCCGGCCTGCTGGACTGGGTGCGGGAGCAGCCGGACGGTTGGGACACCCTGGTCGGCGAGGAGGGCGGGCAGCTCTCCGGCGGGCAGCGGCAACGACTCGCGCTGGCCCGCGCACTGCTCGCCGCCCCCGGCGTGCTGGTGCTGGACGAACCGACCGAGGGCCTCGACCCGGCCGCCGCCGACGCGGTGCTCGCCGGGGCGCTGGCGGCCACCCCCGTCGGGCACTCGGTGCTGCTGATCAGCCACCGGCTCAGCGGGCTGGCCGGGCTGGACGAGGTCGTGGTCCTGGACGCCGGACGGGTCATCCAACGTGGACGGCACGCCGACCTGGTGGCGAGCCCCGGCTGGTACCGGGACCAGTGGTTGCTCCAGCAGGCCGCCGAGCGCGGATACCTGGCCCTGACACCCTGA
- a CDS encoding cytochrome ubiquinol oxidase subunit I, which produces MDTLLLARLQFATTTSLHFLFVVVTLGLVTLLVGMQTTWFVTGNPRWERLTRFWGQLYVINYVLGIASGILMEFQFGLNWSGLSRYVGNVFGAPLAIETLVAFFLESTFLGMWIFGWHRLRRGVHLALLWGVALTAYASAFWIMVANAWLQHPVGYRVRDGVAHLTDFGALLRNPTLGMALGHVLAAGLLTGGMLMAAVSAGHLLRRTTDFALHRTGLRIGLVTAALAVSLVQGFGFAQFGPVGEFQPTKFDGGPTADARIAEWTTRFGPGDYTPPALSGVGLGFMILIGFLLGGVWLLLPLLWRDWAIRLRFPLWLTLLALPLPFGAVILGWLAREVGRQPWAAYGLLPTERAVSGVDPGLMLASLIGFSLLLGGLTVANWTLFARHAARGAADPALGRPPDALDTEPRPTPAFA; this is translated from the coding sequence ATGGACACCCTGCTCCTCGCACGCCTGCAGTTCGCCACCACCACCTCCCTGCACTTCCTCTTCGTCGTGGTCACCCTCGGGCTGGTCACCCTGCTGGTCGGCATGCAGACCACCTGGTTCGTCACCGGCAATCCGCGGTGGGAACGGCTGACCCGGTTCTGGGGGCAGCTCTACGTGATCAACTACGTGCTCGGCATCGCCAGCGGCATCCTGATGGAGTTCCAGTTCGGGCTGAACTGGAGCGGACTGTCGCGCTACGTCGGCAACGTCTTCGGCGCCCCACTGGCGATCGAGACGCTCGTCGCGTTCTTCCTGGAGTCGACGTTCCTCGGCATGTGGATCTTCGGCTGGCACCGGCTGCGGCGCGGGGTGCACCTGGCGCTGCTCTGGGGGGTCGCGCTCACCGCGTACGCCTCCGCTTTCTGGATCATGGTGGCGAACGCCTGGCTCCAGCACCCGGTCGGCTACCGGGTACGCGACGGCGTCGCCCACCTCACCGACTTCGGGGCGCTGCTGCGCAACCCGACCCTCGGCATGGCCCTCGGCCACGTGCTCGCCGCCGGGCTGCTCACCGGTGGCATGCTGATGGCCGCGGTCAGCGCCGGGCACCTGCTGCGGCGTACCACCGACTTCGCCCTGCACCGCACCGGGCTGCGGATCGGGCTGGTCACCGCCGCCCTGGCGGTCAGCCTGGTGCAGGGTTTCGGCTTCGCCCAGTTCGGCCCGGTCGGCGAGTTCCAACCGACCAAGTTCGACGGCGGCCCGACCGCCGACGCCCGGATCGCCGAGTGGACCACACGGTTCGGGCCGGGTGACTACACCCCGCCGGCGCTCTCCGGCGTCGGGCTCGGCTTCATGATCCTGATCGGCTTCCTGCTGGGTGGCGTCTGGCTGCTGCTGCCGCTGCTCTGGCGGGACTGGGCGATCCGACTGCGCTTCCCGCTCTGGCTGACCCTGCTCGCCCTGCCGCTGCCCTTCGGCGCGGTGATCCTCGGCTGGCTCGCCCGCGAGGTCGGCCGGCAGCCCTGGGCCGCGTACGGGCTGCTCCCCACCGAGCGGGCCGTCTCCGGCGTCGACCCGGGCCTGATGCTCGCCTCGCTGATCGGCTTCAGCCTGCTCCTCGGCGGGCTCACCGTCGCCAACTGGACGCTGTTCGCCCGGCACGCCGCCCGGGGCGCGGCCGACCCGGCGCTCGGTCGACCGCCCGACGCCCTCGACACCGAGCCCCGGCCCACCCCCGCCTTCGCCTGA
- a CDS encoding M56 family metallopeptidase gives MAYAVHFAGAVLACWLTAQVLAASTWTWRAPRVAIVCWQAVGLALGLSAMGLPMALGLTGYDRPTGGALLALADDLGHGTLPAGVTAVHLALVGVGFGIGAVLLATTVRSVHSTVRAQRRHRDLLTLVARRDPTIPGALVLDHPRAAAYCLPGVRPRVVVSAGTLSLLDRAELAAVLAHERAHAQERHDLVLLPFTALRRALPWFRWVRAAHERVALLVEMRADDKARALHAEAPLAGALRRFAAAGDRITPAGALGMGDRDLDVRVQRLLVADRPPRLLGAAALALTTTLAALPISLFLS, from the coding sequence ATGGCGTACGCGGTGCACTTCGCCGGGGCGGTGCTGGCCTGCTGGCTGACCGCGCAGGTCCTGGCCGCCTCCACCTGGACGTGGCGGGCACCCCGGGTGGCGATCGTCTGCTGGCAGGCGGTCGGGCTGGCCCTCGGGCTGTCCGCGATGGGCCTGCCGATGGCGCTCGGGCTGACCGGGTACGACCGCCCGACCGGCGGGGCGCTGCTGGCCCTCGCCGACGATCTCGGCCACGGCACCCTCCCGGCCGGGGTGACCGCCGTCCACCTGGCCCTGGTCGGGGTGGGCTTCGGCATCGGCGCGGTGCTGCTCGCCACCACCGTGCGCAGCGTGCACTCCACCGTCCGCGCCCAGCGTCGGCACCGGGACCTGCTCACCCTGGTGGCCCGCCGGGATCCCACGATTCCCGGCGCGCTGGTGCTCGACCATCCCCGCGCCGCCGCGTACTGCCTGCCCGGGGTGCGTCCCCGGGTGGTGGTCAGCGCCGGCACCCTCAGCCTGCTGGACCGGGCCGAGCTGGCGGCGGTGCTCGCCCACGAGCGGGCGCACGCCCAGGAGCGGCACGATCTGGTGCTGCTGCCGTTCACCGCGCTGCGGCGGGCGCTGCCCTGGTTCCGGTGGGTCCGCGCCGCGCACGAACGGGTGGCCCTGCTGGTCGAGATGCGGGCCGACGACAAGGCGCGTGCGCTGCATGCGGAGGCACCGCTGGCGGGCGCGTTGCGGCGCTTCGCCGCCGCCGGTGACCGGATCACCCCGGCCGGCGCGCTGGGCATGGGTGACCGCGACCTCGACGTCCGGGTGCAGCGGCTGCTGGTCGCCGACCGGCCACCCCGGCTGCTCGGTGCCGCCGCGTTGGCGCTGACGACCACCCTGGCCGCGCTCCCGATCTCCCTCTTCCTGAGCTGA
- a CDS encoding aldehyde dehydrogenase family protein, with amino-acid sequence MSERVAVRKTYKLFIGGKFPRSESGRTYLVQDANVSLASRKDARDAVVAARAAVKGWAGATAYNRGQILYRVAEMLEGRREQFVALGVPADEVDAAVDRWVWYAGWADKLAQVYGGANPVAGPYFNLSAPEPTGVVAVVAPESPALLGLVSVIAPAIVTGNTVVVAASPVAPLAAVTLAEVLATSDLPGGVVNLLTGRITETAPTLAAHLDVNAIDLTGVADTELATDLEARAAENLKRVLRPTPTDHDWTGDPGLGRMTALLETKTVWHPKGV; translated from the coding sequence ATGTCTGAGCGGGTCGCGGTACGCAAGACGTACAAGCTCTTCATCGGCGGGAAGTTCCCGCGCAGCGAGTCGGGACGGACGTATCTCGTGCAGGACGCGAACGTGTCGCTGGCCTCCCGCAAGGACGCGCGGGACGCCGTGGTCGCCGCCCGCGCCGCCGTCAAGGGCTGGGCCGGCGCGACCGCGTACAACCGGGGTCAGATCCTCTACCGCGTCGCCGAGATGCTGGAGGGCCGCCGCGAGCAGTTCGTCGCCCTCGGCGTCCCGGCCGACGAGGTGGACGCGGCGGTCGACCGCTGGGTCTGGTACGCCGGCTGGGCCGACAAGCTCGCCCAGGTGTACGGCGGCGCCAACCCGGTCGCCGGGCCGTACTTCAACCTCTCCGCGCCCGAGCCGACCGGGGTGGTGGCCGTGGTGGCCCCCGAGTCCCCGGCGCTGCTCGGCCTGGTCAGCGTGATCGCCCCGGCCATCGTCACCGGCAACACGGTGGTGGTGGCGGCCTCCCCGGTGGCTCCGCTGGCGGCGGTGACCCTGGCCGAGGTGCTGGCCACCTCGGACCTGCCCGGCGGGGTGGTCAACCTGCTCACCGGCCGGATCACCGAGACCGCGCCGACGCTCGCCGCGCACCTGGACGTCAACGCGATCGACCTGACCGGGGTGGCCGACACCGAGCTGGCGACCGACCTGGAGGCCCGGGCGGCGGAGAACCTCAAGCGGGTGCTCCGGCCGACCCCGACCGACCACGACTGGACGGGCGACCCGGGCCTGGGCCGGATGACCGCGCTGCTGGAGACCAAGACGGTCTGGCACCCCAAGGGGGTGTGA
- a CDS encoding BlaI/MecI/CopY family transcriptional regulator, whose product MTRLGDLERAVMDVLWDVVPGTSDGVTVREVAEALDGRELAYTTVMTVLDRLAGKGMVQRRREGRAWRYRAAASREAHIAQLMLDALDLGGSRDAALVRFARSVTGTEAEVLRAALGAEAGLTGPASAGSTDQFVEPRTGRARVADEATDR is encoded by the coding sequence GTGACTCGGTTGGGCGATCTTGAGCGGGCGGTGATGGACGTGCTCTGGGACGTGGTCCCGGGCACGTCGGACGGGGTGACCGTGCGCGAGGTCGCCGAGGCGTTGGACGGGCGCGAGCTGGCGTACACGACGGTGATGACCGTGTTGGACCGGCTCGCCGGCAAGGGCATGGTGCAGCGCAGACGCGAGGGGCGGGCCTGGCGCTACCGGGCCGCCGCCAGCCGCGAGGCGCACATCGCCCAGCTCATGCTCGACGCCCTGGATCTCGGCGGCAGCCGGGACGCCGCACTGGTGCGCTTCGCCCGCTCGGTGACCGGCACCGAGGCCGAGGTGCTGCGGGCAGCGCTCGGCGCGGAGGCGGGGCTGACCGGGCCGGCGTCGGCCGGGTCGACCGACCAGTTCGTGGAACCCCGTACCGGCCGGGCCAGGGTCGCCGACGAGGCGACGGACCGGTAG
- a CDS encoding permease prefix domain 1-containing protein, giving the protein MRACDEVGIDERLRDLTSRLHGPKRMKTELLREVRDALHDATEAYRDGGLPAREAERRAVADFGTPGELVPAYQAELAAGALRGLSRRALGIAVVLSAGGDLTWQGSSWSDGGTPPPAGYQLLSASLNAVWLAVAGLALAILLSGRWAARRGRAGTPAGRLLGLGLVGTLAFGAVAGTALFGWSVGLWEAAVTWPPMIVGAVLAGAAHFSLFRATRSWLTAAR; this is encoded by the coding sequence ATGCGCGCCTGCGACGAGGTGGGGATCGACGAGCGGCTCCGTGACCTGACGTCCCGGCTGCACGGCCCGAAGCGGATGAAGACCGAACTGCTCCGCGAGGTGCGGGACGCGCTGCACGACGCGACCGAGGCGTACCGGGACGGGGGGTTGCCGGCGCGGGAGGCCGAACGGCGTGCGGTGGCCGACTTCGGGACGCCGGGTGAGCTGGTCCCGGCGTACCAGGCGGAGCTGGCCGCCGGGGCGCTGCGCGGGCTGTCCCGGCGGGCGCTGGGGATCGCGGTGGTGCTGTCGGCCGGCGGGGACCTCACCTGGCAGGGGTCGAGTTGGAGCGACGGCGGGACGCCTCCTCCGGCCGGCTACCAGCTGCTCTCCGCGTCGCTGAACGCGGTCTGGCTGGCCGTGGCCGGGCTGGCGCTGGCCATCCTGCTGTCCGGACGCTGGGCGGCCCGGCGGGGACGGGCCGGCACGCCGGCGGGTCGGCTGCTCGGGCTGGGGCTGGTCGGCACGCTCGCCTTCGGTGCGGTCGCCGGGACGGCGCTCTTCGGCTGGTCGGTCGGGCTGTGGGAAGCCGCCGTGACCTGGCCGCCGATGATCGTCGGTGCGGTGCTGGCCGGTGCCGCGCACTTCTCGCTGTTCCGGGCCACCCGTTCCTGGCTGACCGCCGCCCGCTGA
- a CDS encoding PadR family transcriptional regulator — protein sequence MKAQALHGHLDALLLAVLEQGELHGYAVIEALRARSDGQLDLPTGTIYPALRRLERAGHVASSWSTVNGRERRTYRLTDSGRGALAGERAGWREFSATVGRFLDPAGPAPSPA from the coding sequence ATGAAGGCTCAGGCGCTGCACGGCCACCTCGACGCCCTGCTGCTGGCCGTGCTGGAGCAGGGCGAACTGCACGGTTACGCCGTCATCGAGGCGCTGCGCGCCCGCAGCGACGGCCAGCTCGACCTGCCGACCGGCACCATCTACCCGGCGCTGCGCCGACTGGAGCGGGCCGGGCACGTGGCCAGTTCCTGGAGCACCGTCAACGGCCGGGAGCGGCGTACCTACCGGCTCACCGACTCCGGTCGGGGCGCACTGGCCGGCGAGCGGGCCGGCTGGCGTGAGTTCAGCGCCACCGTCGGCCGCTTCCTCGACCCGGCCGGCCCGGCTCCCTCACCCGCCTGA
- the cydD gene encoding thiol reductant ABC exporter subunit CydD — MNRRPFDPRLLRRVPAARRDLAVLAALGGLTALLVVAQATALATVLATGIHGRLDTVALAGFVVAVGARSLVTWGQGTVAARAAATVKATLRADLLAAVGRHGPGWVAGQRAGQLATLAGRGLDALDAYFTGYLPQLVLSVTVPAAVLARLVLADWSSALIVVLTLPLIPVFGALLGWQAQAATERQWRRLSMLGGHFLDMIAGLPTLRAFGRARAQTEVVRRMADGHRAATMKTLRIAFLSALVLELVATLSVALVAVPVGIRLLDGGITLATALLVLLLTPEAYLPLRVAGSRFHASMEGLTALDEALTVSAVPGAPAGSGASAPAAVPAVAGGPAATVPAGPVPAGGTARTASGAGEIRFHDVTVAYQRTTALRDVTLTVRPGERIAIVGPSGAGKSTLLGLLLGFVTPTAGRITVDGVDLADVDPDDWRRQIAWVPQRAHLFAATLADNIRLGAPDTPDATLARAVADAALGEVVRALPDGLETLLGERGHGLSSGQRQRVALARAFLRDAPLVLLDEPTARLDTASEAVVLEATRRLVAGRTALLVAHRPALLADADRVLHVAAGRVTELTPTPAGEASR, encoded by the coding sequence GTGAACCGCCGTCCCTTCGACCCGCGTCTGCTGCGCCGGGTTCCCGCGGCCCGGCGCGACCTCGCCGTGCTCGCGGCCCTCGGCGGGCTCACCGCGCTGCTGGTCGTCGCCCAGGCCACCGCCCTGGCCACGGTGCTCGCCACCGGCATCCACGGGCGGCTGGACACCGTCGCGCTGGCCGGCTTCGTCGTCGCCGTCGGCGCGCGGTCCCTGGTCACCTGGGGGCAGGGCACCGTCGCCGCGCGGGCCGCCGCCACCGTCAAGGCCACCCTCCGGGCCGACCTGCTCGCCGCGGTCGGCCGGCACGGTCCGGGCTGGGTCGCCGGCCAGCGGGCCGGGCAGCTCGCCACCCTCGCCGGGCGCGGCCTCGACGCGCTGGACGCCTACTTCACCGGCTACCTCCCCCAGCTCGTGCTCAGTGTCACCGTGCCGGCGGCCGTGCTCGCCCGGCTGGTCCTCGCCGACTGGAGTTCGGCACTGATCGTCGTGCTGACCCTGCCGCTGATCCCGGTCTTCGGCGCGCTGCTCGGCTGGCAGGCCCAGGCCGCCACCGAACGGCAGTGGCGGCGGCTGTCGATGCTCGGCGGGCACTTCCTCGACATGATCGCCGGGCTGCCCACCCTGCGCGCGTTCGGTCGAGCCAGGGCACAGACCGAGGTGGTCCGCCGGATGGCCGACGGGCACCGGGCCGCCACCATGAAGACCCTGCGGATCGCCTTCCTCTCCGCGCTGGTGCTGGAGCTGGTCGCCACCCTGTCGGTCGCGCTGGTCGCGGTGCCGGTCGGCATCCGGCTGCTCGACGGCGGGATCACCCTGGCCACCGCGCTGCTGGTGCTGCTGCTCACCCCGGAGGCGTACCTGCCGTTGCGGGTCGCCGGCAGCCGGTTCCACGCCAGCATGGAAGGGCTCACCGCGCTGGACGAGGCGCTGACCGTCTCCGCCGTTCCCGGCGCTCCGGCCGGGTCCGGGGCCAGCGCTCCGGCCGCCGTCCCCGCCGTGGCCGGCGGCCCGGCCGCCACGGTGCCGGCCGGTCCGGTGCCGGCCGGCGGCACCGCCCGGACGGCGTCCGGGGCCGGCGAGATCCGGTTCCACGACGTCACCGTCGCCTACCAGCGGACCACCGCGCTCCGGGACGTCACGCTCACCGTCCGGCCCGGCGAACGGATCGCCATCGTCGGGCCGAGCGGCGCCGGCAAGAGCACCCTGCTCGGCCTGCTGCTCGGCTTCGTCACCCCGACCGCCGGCCGGATCACCGTCGACGGGGTCGACCTGGCCGACGTCGACCCCGACGACTGGCGTCGGCAGATCGCCTGGGTGCCACAGCGGGCCCACCTGTTCGCCGCCACGCTGGCCGACAACATCCGGCTCGGCGCCCCCGACACCCCGGACGCCACCCTGGCCCGCGCGGTCGCCGACGCCGCCCTGGGTGAGGTCGTGCGCGCCCTCCCCGACGGGCTGGAGACCCTGCTCGGCGAGCGGGGCCACGGGCTGTCCAGCGGCCAGCGGCAACGGGTCGCCCTGGCCCGCGCCTTCCTCCGGGACGCCCCGCTGGTGCTGCTCGACGAGCCGACCGCCCGGCTGGACACCGCGAGCGAGGCGGTCGTCCTGGAGGCCACCCGGCGACTGGTGGCCGGTCGTACCGCCCTGCTGGTGGCGCACCGGCCGGCCCTGCTGGCGGACGCCGACCGGGTGCTGCACGTCGCCGCCGGCCGGGTAACCGAACTGACCCCGACCCCGGCCGGGGAGGCCAGCCGATGA
- a CDS encoding cytochrome d ubiquinol oxidase subunit II, with protein sequence MAPVWYALLGLFFAGYLVLGGLDYGVGLLLARRGTPAAHRATLTALGPFFLGNEVWLVAAVGLLFGAFPTLEGELLSGHYPAVAGALAGVILVTVGVQLRSRVTGASARQGWERVVAAGSALAAFGWGALLAGQLQGVPLGVDGHVAGVTHLATPFVAATGLALTALVAAHGATFLTLRLPAADTPATARLARRLVTGALATVGAATALGLLADRVRATVRQPLPAVLLVVALVGALLVARAALGRGRPGVALAATGAALALPVAVTGAALWPAALVSTVDPAATLSVADAAASGPTLRLLGWLALPLLPALLGFQAMCWWVFRGRTDGRAPVYW encoded by the coding sequence ATGGCACCCGTCTGGTACGCCCTGCTCGGTCTCTTCTTCGCCGGCTACCTGGTCCTCGGCGGCCTCGACTACGGGGTCGGGCTGCTGCTGGCCCGGCGCGGCACCCCGGCGGCGCACCGCGCCACACTGACCGCGCTCGGCCCGTTCTTCCTCGGCAACGAGGTCTGGCTGGTGGCCGCCGTCGGCCTGCTCTTCGGCGCCTTCCCCACCCTGGAGGGGGAGCTCCTCTCCGGCCACTACCCCGCCGTCGCCGGGGCCCTGGCCGGGGTGATCCTGGTCACCGTCGGCGTACAGCTGCGCAGTCGCGTCACCGGGGCGTCCGCGCGGCAGGGCTGGGAGCGGGTGGTGGCGGCCGGCAGCGCGCTGGCCGCGTTCGGCTGGGGCGCCCTGCTCGCCGGGCAGCTCCAGGGCGTACCGCTGGGGGTCGACGGCCACGTCGCCGGGGTGACCCACCTGGCGACCCCGTTCGTCGCCGCCACCGGGCTCGCGCTGACCGCCCTGGTCGCGGCGCACGGTGCGACCTTCCTCACCCTGCGACTGCCGGCGGCCGACACCCCGGCCACCGCCCGGCTGGCCCGCCGGCTGGTCACCGGGGCACTCGCCACGGTCGGCGCGGCCACCGCGCTGGGCCTGCTCGCCGACCGGGTACGCGCCACGGTCCGCCAGCCGCTGCCCGCCGTACTCCTGGTGGTGGCGCTGGTCGGGGCGTTGCTGGTGGCCCGGGCGGCGCTCGGGCGCGGTCGGCCCGGGGTGGCCCTCGCCGCCACCGGCGCGGCGCTGGCGCTGCCGGTGGCCGTAACCGGTGCGGCGCTCTGGCCGGCCGCGCTGGTCTCCACCGTCGACCCGGCGGCCACGCTGAGTGTCGCCGACGCGGCGGCCAGTGGGCCGACCCTGCGGTTACTGGGCTGGCTGGCGCTGCCCCTCCTGCCGGCCCTACTAGGCTTCCAGGCGATGTGCTGGTGGGTGTTCCGGGGACGGACCGACGGCAGGGCACCGGTGTACTGGTGA